Within the Erigeron canadensis isolate Cc75 chromosome 6, C_canadensis_v1, whole genome shotgun sequence genome, the region ACAATCTTGTCTTTAAGAACAAGATCTGCATCACCAAGTAGGCAAGTACAAACATCAATCAAAACAAGAGAATAACAGTCAGAAATTCGAAGTGAATTTAAGTTTATTATGAATATTATACCTCCTAAAATAGTAATTCCTTGATTTGGAATTGTCTGGAAACCAATGCACCACACCTCAGCCCCACCCTACAAGCACAATTTTGTTCAAGTAAAAGCAAACAAAGATCCAAATGAAAAagatataatgatatatattgagACAACTTTTTTTACTCAGTTAAATAACATTGCATGACATACCATGGAGTTTTGCTGAAGAAGGTATTCCTGAGGCCTTAAATGCATTGAAGCTCCACCAGCGAAGTTTAAGCTTACAGCCGGGAATATGCTAGCGACACTGAAATAGCATTATTAAACCTAAGTTATAGATTAAAGAAAATTAAACTCCAACTTCTGTTCAAGTTTCACCATGTATAACCAAACCTTATATGGACTTTTCTAGTTATGGTATATTTCAAAACATTATAACATTTTCTACTAACAACTTCTTTTTATGATggaatatatattagttaaaaattaataaatatctaaTAAGATATACCAATCAAGTAAGCAAATTGATTTGATATGATGtataagaaaacataaaagCGGTTCAAAAACTTGACCAGTATACATGCATGAATTATTAAAGAACCTAAGTTTATAGTAATAACCATTAAATGGGAACTTTTCAAGCTTTTAAGTAATATATTCAACTTTTGTAGCATTTTAAGTCTAACACCATGGTATATTGGACAAAATTCGAACGACGACTAAAGTTGTAGATGAACTATGAGCTTGTTGGGTAAAGGGAAGACCTTGATGTAATTAAATAACACTGATTTCCTTTTGAAATAAGCGGCTGTACAGACTGTGAAACTGATTGTGTGATCTGCAACAAAAAAAGGTGAAATCAACATTAAGATAATCAGAAAACATAAGGTGATATAGAATAATTAGATTAATATTTCAGATAGAAGGCTACAATATTGGAAAATCTTCAGCTATATGATTGTAACAGTAGAATAAGaaaaatgcttgagccactgaCTTACAGCATCCACAAAAGGGTTGAAAGCTTCTTTAGCAAGGTATGCCAGAGTAGTTCCTGAATCAATTATGGTTCCTCCTTGGTTGTCCGAAATTGCAAATGTTGATGGATCAATGGCTAACGTTTGGCCATTGACAGATATACTCTGCAAATTTACGTTATAGTGTGGCCTGAAACGTACAAGGATGGAAACAAGAGTTGGTCTACTTTCTAGCAATCAAATTTATAAGAATATTAATTTGAGAATATTAATCTCAAACAAGCATATAACCTTATTACATGGTTCTTTAAGCATTCAAGGTCACATAATGAAAAATGTAGTTTGATCAGAAACAATAAGTGCAAAGATCAGAAAGTGCAATGGGCCAACCATCCCCACCCCTTTCAACCATATAACATTATCCAATTTGGCCCGTTACCAAACCTGCCAAGTGCCAACCCACTTACTTTACCATCTCTACTCAAGattaaaaggaaaggaaaacCAGCTATCAGCTCATTTAATAACACCGAAActaaatttcaaaagaaagaaaacttaCTGTGACTGGACAAGCGGAGTATAAACCATATTTGGCTCCATTATTTGACCAATGACCAAGATACCTCCCCCCTCATCACTTCCAACAAGACAATGAGAGAATGCATCCGAAGCGATCCCTTGCGCCGAAAGTTGTGAAATTATGGACAAACCTTGTTGACCAAATCCAAATATCCCATCAACTGCTCTATCAGATTTAGTCAAGTCTCCAGTCTGAGATGTGCTACATCTGTTGCAAATTACACAACTCGGTAAATCAATGATGGTTATATCGAAAAGATTGTAAAAAGTTGACTTTCCAATAACTCACCCAAATACAACATTGGCTGAAGAGTTTGATGATTCCGAATCAAGACCAATCATGTTAAGATGCATCAAGTCAGATACATAATAACCTGTCGTCCCACTACCATCTCCATATTGGAATCTGTAACTGCACTGATTATTGGAACAGCCAGAATCAGAAGATCGGCTAGCCTGTTCACAACGTTGGTCTGAACAAGAGATCGGAACACTTGTCGGTGAGGTTGAAGGATCATAGAACTCAAGTGGAATctgttgaaaaaataaataacatcaCTAATTTGCAAGCAATTCATTACTTTACAGTATCAAGAAAAGCCACCCTTTTTCTGAAGAATACTACTTAAGAAACGATTAAAGCATACTTGTAATCCGCTTGAAGTTGGGCACCCATTGCATGGAGTACAACTGACCCACAACACATCACTTCCGGTGTCTATTTGTACATAATAGTCCTTCGGAGGAGATCCCAATTGCACTTTTGTATAATAAAGCCTACAAAGATACtccaaaattaaaatatattagttccaaaatgttaaacaaaacaAGAAAGAACTCAAAATCCATTATAAGTAAAACAAAATGATGAACCTACAAATCAAGGCTAACCCAAACAACCTCCAAGTAAAAGCATATAACCTAAGTTACATGactcaaaattcatcatcataagcAACATAAGAGGGTAACTGAGATTGCGTTTAGGTATAATTATCTAACAAAACGAGGTGATATAAGAGTTGACCACACACAATAACATTATGTTGTACACACTTGTGTACGTGTTGTTCCGTACATATCACTTTATATCGTTTTTGGAAAAAACAAATATCTAGAAATACTCGTAATGATTAACAACCTGAAAAAAGTGAGTATCCTTTTTTTCTTGCAAAACAGCCGTCCAAACATATAACACCTTGACAAACATTATATGATTCACAAATAGCTATAACACActtattttactttataattcattaaaaatgtaGTAAAAGATTATTAAAGCAACAATCTTTAATTTTCTACTTTCCATATTAGGTCACCTACTAACCAATCATCGATAGATGAATTGGTACATGAGGGAGCCTGAGACTTAGAGGTCTTAGGGTTCAAATCCTGGTGTGAGCAAATACTCTCATGATTGGGGACAAGGGTTTTCCCATAATAAATTTCCTCTCGAATTAGAGTTCGATATGTGAAGAGGCATGCCGATGAGCCCAAATTTGCcgttcaggaaaaaaaaaaaacaaaatcatgtTCTCTTAGTGTCTAGACCATAACTCATACATAAACATGTTTGGGATGGCCAAAGAAAAGTATGGAAATATATACAGAATTCAACTACtagtaattatttaaaaatgaaaactttatcTAAAAAGGAATTAGAATTACCCAACACGAAAAGGGTCATAAGTGCCTTTAACAGGGAAATCAACAACACCAACTCCACCACTTGAAGAAGCTTGTTGTAATATCCTACGGTGTCTGtatatatctctatctctaaGTTTATGCAGCTCAATTCTATGGTTCACCGGAAAAGCTCTCTCCAAAGTCAAACTTGCCGGAAACCCACAAATAACAGCCGCCGCATTTAGCCACAAGAATAGGACGGCGCCGGAAAATGTCAAACTAACCGGATTTCTGCCATGTAAAGAAACCGGcatttctttatatattataagattaattatatacaatacatacaCAAGTACGTATATATAGAAGTGGGTTTGTTGTATAAAAATTAAGAGTGTTTTATTTTTGGGAGGAAATTGAATAAAATCTGGAGGGGCAGAAAGGAAGAATGGAAACAGGGGAGTTTGAAAACTGTATTTCGCTGGAATATCGGTTGGATATTATAAACCAAAAAATTAATCATAGATTagatatataactatatttttagttttatagttACACATGTGGTCCTTTATCAATGGGAAAACTTACTTGTTTTCATCAAACTAGGACGTTACTTGTGTACAGTCACAACGACGACAATAGTTTGTTATGACGTCCAGACATTTGCAGGTTTGTAAGTCTTAGAATATGGGAATAGGGACGGGGGTAGGGGAAggaatagaaaatgaaaaaatgaatgggaaattttttttgataatgatacataaatataaactgattttattgataaaatagtGATCTAGATCAAATTTATGAAATAGATGATACTACTCTAAGAAAAGTGGGGTACCAGTCTCATACTCATTTTCCATTTGGTATCACTTTTTGAGACCGGAATCAGAACCAAGACATGAGAATTTTTTTTCGTCtttatatttagtttatattaaaaccataatgaaaaatgttaaaactatacaactttattataatttaattagatTTGTTTGTTCTATAACCGCATTATACAACTCTCTATTATAAGTTAGTTAGACTTGTGCatgttttccttttctttcttacAATGGCAAGTCTTGAAACTAGATGAGTTGTTATAATATTATGTTTGATTGCTCATTACATTCCACGAAGCTGAGCATAGAAATATCATTTGAAAATATATAGGGTCATTTGTATGATTTATGAAAAGTAAAGGGCTACAACTACAAGGTTACACCATAGAACCCCAAATGAATGAtttatgtcgtatttta harbors:
- the LOC122603388 gene encoding aspartic proteinase 36-like isoform X2, with translation MPVSLHGRNPVSLTFSGAVLFLWLNAAAVICGFPASLTLERAFPVNHRIELHKLRDRDIYRHRRILQQASSSGGVGVVDFPVKGTYDPFRVGLYYTKVQLGSPPKDYYVQIDTGSDVLWVSCTPCNGCPTSSGLQIPLEFYDPSTSPTSVPISCSDQRCEQASRSSDSGCSNNQCSYRFQYGDGSGTTGYYVSDLMHLNMIGLDSESSNSSANVVFGCSTSQTGDLTKSDRAVDGIFGFGQQGLSIISQLSAQGIASDAFSHCLVGSDEGGGILVIGQIMEPNMVYTPLVQSQPHYNVNLQSISVNGQTLAIDPSTFAISDNQGGTIIDSGTTLAYLAKEAFNPFVDAITQSVSQSVQPLISKGNQCYLITSSVASIFPAVSLNFAGGASMHLRPQEYLLQQNSMGGAEVWCIGFQTIPNQGITILGDLVLKDKIVVYDLAGQRIGWSNYDCSTSVNVSSTSTGGRSEVVNAGQFGSSSSLKITRYELIPILILASILHLAVTFVGFSF
- the LOC122603388 gene encoding aspartic proteinase 36-like isoform X1; the protein is MPVSLHGRNPVSLTFSGAVLFLWLNAAAVICGFPASLTLERAFPVNHRIELHKLRDRDIYRHRRILQQASSSGGVGVVDFPVKGTYDPFRVGLYYTKVQLGSPPKDYYVQIDTGSDVLWVSCTPCNGCPTSSGLQIPLEFYDPSTSPTSVPISCSDQRCEQASRSSDSGCSNNQCSYRFQYGDGSGTTGYYVSDLMHLNMIGLDSESSNSSANVVFGCSTSQTGDLTKSDRAVDGIFGFGQQGLSIISQLSAQGIASDAFSHCLVGSDEGGGILVIGQIMEPNMVYTPLVQSQPHYNVNLQSISVNGQTLAIDPSTFAISDNQGGTIIDSGTTLAYLAKEAFNPFVDAITQSVSQSVQPLISKGNQCYLITSSVASIFPAVSLNFAGGASMHLRPQEYLLQQNSMGGAEVWCIGFQTIPNQGITILGGIIFIINLNSLRISDCYSLVLIDVCTCLLGDADLVLKDKIVVYDLAGQRIGWSNYDCSTSVNVSSTSTGGRSEVVNAGQFGSSSSLKITRYELIPILILASILHLAVTFVGFSF